The window ACCCCCGAGCAGATCGGGCGCAGCTTCATCGACCTGGTGCTCCGGGGCGTCGCCACCGGCGCCCCCGCTCAGCCGCCCCGGTAGACGCCGGCGCGCCGCTCGCTGAAGGCGGCGAGCGCCTCGTCGCGGTCGGACGAGCGCAGGCAGGCGAGCTGGAGGCGTGCGGCCAGCCGCACCGCCTCGTCGAGGGGCAGGCTCGCGGCGCCGTCGATCGCCGCCCGGGCGCCGCGCATCGCCAGCGGTGGCAGCGCCGCGATGCGCTCGGCGAGCGCCTGGCAGGTGCCGAGCAGCTCCTCGTCGGGCACCACCCGGTTGACCATGCCGATCCGCTCCGCCTCGGCGGCGCCGATGCTGTCGCAGAGCAGATGCAGCTCCTTGGCCCTCGCCTCGCCGACCAGGCGGGGGAGGAGCGCGGTCGCCCCCATGTCGGGGATCACCCCGAGGCGCAGCTCGGGCAGGCCCAGCTGCGCCGACTCGGCGGCGACGCGCAGGTCGCAGGCGAGCGCCAGCTCGAGCCCGCCGCCGAGGGCGTGGCCGTGGATCGCCGCGAGGGTGACGAAGGGCGCGCCGCGCAGCCAGCGGTAGGCCTCGTACATCCGGCCGAGGCAC of the Candidatus Dormiibacterota bacterium genome contains:
- a CDS encoding enoyl-CoA hydratase/isomerase family protein; this translates as MTAAMETLVLHRTPPVAHLVLNRAERRNALSAQMWEELREVGLAIGEDEEIRVLVVRGAGPSFSAGADLDVLRGRAGALGELIADPATSDEAYLACLGRMYEAYRWLRGAPFVTLAAIHGHALGGGLELALACDLRVAAESAQLGLPELRLGVIPDMGATALLPRLVGEARAKELHLLCDSIGAAEAERIGMVNRVVPDEELLGTCQALAERIAALPPLAMRGARAAIDGAASLPLDEAVRLAARLQLACLRSSDRDEALAAFSERRAGVYRGG